Below is a window of Gemmatimonadales bacterium DNA.
TCGCCAAGATGGCGTCGATGGGGAGCGACCTCGCCCGCCAGAAGAACAAGCTGCAGATCGTCAAGGACGTGATGGCACAGTACACCATCCCGGCCCCGGCCGACGGGATGCTGATCTACATGCGCGACTGGGACGGGAAGAAGCGCGGCGTCGGTTCGCAGATCAGCAGCTGGGACCCGGTGGTCGCCACCCTTCCCGATCTGAGCGTGATGGAATCGGTGACCTACGTCAACGAGATCGATGTCCGCAAGCTCGACAAGGGACAGCCGGTCACCGTCACGCTCGACGCCGATCCGACCAGGAAGCTCAGGGGGATCGTGACGTCGGTCGCGAATTCCGGTGAGCAGCGCCCCAACTCCGACGCGAAGGTCTTCGAGGTGCATGTCAATATCGTCAGCCCCGACACGACGCTTCGCCCCGGGATGACAACCGGCAATTCGATCCAGACCTATACCGCGAAGAGCGTCCTCCACATTCCCCTCGAGGCGCTCCTCACCGACCAGGGGATTCCCTATGTCTTCCGGCGCAACGGCGGCAAGGTGACCAGGCAGGAAGTCGAGCGCGGCGCGATGAACGACGACGAAGTGGTGATCGCGCGCGGCCTCGACCAGAACGACGAAGTCCTCCTCAATGCACCGACCGACGGCGCGAAGATGCAACTGATCCGCCTTCCGGGGTCGAAGGTCCTCAACGGTGATACCGCCGCTGGAGATAGACTCCCCGCGGGCAAGGATTCGGTGAAGAAGAGCGATTCGAGCCGCGCCACGCCGCCCAAATCCGTCGGGACAGAAGGATCGGCCGCCACCGCACGGAAAGGGTGATCGTGGCCGACAGCGACGAACAACTTGGTCCGGTGCGCGGCGAGCTTCTCGGACATTTCACCTTCTCTGGCCGCACTGCGCTCGAAGCGGTGGCGCACAACAAGCTGCGCGCCGGCCTTACCTCGCTCGGCATCCTCTTCGGCGTTGCCTCGGTGATCGCAATGCTGGCGATCGGCCGCGGCGCCGAGCAGGAGATCCTGGCACAGATGCGCCTCCTCGGCTCGAACAACGTGATCGTCACACCGGTCGTCGAGCAGAAGGAAGGCCAGATCAAGGACGACGCCAATCCCAAGAAGGACAACAAGAAGTTTTC
It encodes the following:
- a CDS encoding HlyD family efflux transporter periplasmic adaptor subunit, which produces MRRFLQSRWSKVLAVVAVLGLSAAWLVAKSAKPADNTVVARVARGEFTVTVTSTGELQAPKFVKIQGPQNAQQAEQYQFKIASLKDEGTMVKKGDIVAELDRSTIAQKMADVDLATQKAEADYESASLDSALTLSTAREDMRTAALSVEEKKLAKDQSQFEAPSVKRQAEIDLEKAQRALVQDSLNLHTKVEQAIAKMASMGSDLARQKNKLQIVKDVMAQYTIPAPADGMLIYMRDWDGKKRGVGSQISSWDPVVATLPDLSVMESVTYVNEIDVRKLDKGQPVTVTLDADPTRKLRGIVTSVANSGEQRPNSDAKVFEVHVNIVSPDTTLRPGMTTGNSIQTYTAKSVLHIPLEALLTDQGIPYVFRRNGGKVTRQEVERGAMNDDEVVIARGLDQNDEVLLNAPTDGAKMQLIRLPGSKVLNGDTAAGDRLPAGKDSVKKSDSSRATPPKSVGTEGSAATARKG